tctttttttctcacaaGAGGAGTGATTTGTGACTGCTGCTCCCACACTCTCCAAAGGGAATTTCAGAGATTGTACCCTGGAGGACTTTGGGAACTCACTCTCTTGGGCCAGGCTGCCCTGATGGGTGAAAACTTACCACCACTTCCTCTGGTGCATCAAGTCAACCAAGTCGGTATCATCATTGCTTTTGGAAAGGGAGTGGCAATTTGAATGGATCCCTATGACTCCACTCAAAATCTCTATGACTTTCCAGATGAAATCCAtaggggaatatatatatatatatataaaagcatatatgtgtatacacacacacacacacgagcatgtgtgcatatatacacacatacatataacacatGGGTGTATAAGCATATGTCTATTGTAGgcacatatatgaatatttgtatgtacacatgtatctatacacatacatacacacacatacatagtatcCATCCCACTACtggaatataaactcctagaGGTTAGGGCTGACCTGCTTTTGTGTCTGTAAACCCAGCACAATGCACAGGTGTAATAAATACATTCAGTCAAAGGGGTAGGAAGGAAAGACACAAGGGAGACTCAAAGAAAAATCCAAAGGGCTTTGATCTCCTGTTTTCCTCTAACAGTGACTAGAAGCATTTAGAGAAGATGACCTAATAATGATGACTCAACTTGTATAACATCACATCTGAAGCACCTGAATCACTACAATCTAATAGCAAATGGGAAATAAACAAAGTATACCTGATGTGGGCAAAAGTGCAGACTGTTATCTGGAGATGTAAGTGTATGTTCTAGAGGGAGAACGAGTCTCATTCTGGGCACTGGGGGGCACATTTAGGAAATCCCAAATCAGAATAGTGTCATCATGGGAGCTACTGATGATCTGAAATTCATCAAACTGCAGCCGAAACACCCGTCCAGAATGTTCCTGTAAAACCAAACAGGTTCATTAATGAAGTAAGATCTAAACTTTCTGGAATTCTCCACACTGTGGCTTTTAGTACAAGGACACACCACTGTTATCTTTACTGGTTTCCTGGTAGACTTTCTAGAGCACAGCAGAATGGGCTGTCTATGGGGAACAATGACTTCCCTGTCACTGGGAACTCTTCAAGCCAAGCCTTAGTGTAAAGGATCCCACAGACAGGATTCATGATTTGGTCAGGATTAGacgaggagaagaaaagattcctTCCCACTATAGGATTCTGTAGTtaagtcatttccccttttcAGGACtgggtttcctaatctgtaagatgaggatatcATACTAGAtgagggcttcttaacctggggtcaatGGAGGTCCATGGAggatttatatctttatttcaatacaaatgatttcctttataatcctaaagGTTTTAtggtattcatttaaaaatatgattccaaGAAGGGATCCCTAGGCTTCATGCGACTGCCAAAGGACCCATGACACAAAATTGGGTGAGAACTTTTgcactaaatggcctctgaactTTACTGCAGAAGCCATCATTCGAATACTTTGCTCTCCATTCCAAGAGCACATTTCCTCAGTCTACTCCACAGCTTTATATTTGTGCCTTACATTTTTAGGCGTTTTGGAAACCTTCCTTCTTGGAAGTAGGCATTCCTACTTTTAAATGGCCAGAAGACTGCCCCAAGCTCAAAGAAGCATTTACAGTTATTCAGTTCCAACTCCAGGGTCAATATACTTTTGGAAGAAGGCTTACTAGAACAGAGATATCAAGTTCTCTCTAATTCGGGTTAACAAAACACATTCATCTGAAGGTACTTTTTAAGGcatgaaagatttaagaactttaACTTGTGATGTAAGTTCACCTGCAAACAGACATGTTTCTGCATATGGCCTCAATACATATAAGTGAAAAAATACATACCACCAATGTACGCAAACATAATGTGCTTGCTGGTGCCCGGGGGTCAAGAGCAGCTTGCAAATCCCAAACCTTAATTTTTCTACAACATGAAAATAATGTGAATTAAGATTTTACTGAGTGGAGTTCGTAGCGTTTGCTTTCTAATTTCCAAAGCTGAAGGTAAATGCACATTTTGCATTATACATCAATTTAATACATTTTACTTCGGATGCATGCCTTATTTCTCCACTctgctcttctcttcccccacccctcaccaaaTTAAGCTCATTGAAGATAGGGatcatctttatttattttagcatCAGAACAGTGATTTGCACATAGTTGGTGTGTATAGATAAAATCTTCCCAATTTTACTGAAGGAAGTATTATGATCTTTTTCTCTTGACCATCCTACATTTTATCCTGCAGAGGATGGACTATAGAGATGACATTTAGTAGCAACAGCTGCCTTATAAGTCAATAGATAGCTAGGTCTAATTTGGGCTCTACAGGCTCTAATGATGTTATTCTGCCACCCACAGGCCTTCTGGACAGAGAAATGTCATTGGAgtataaggaagaaaaattacTAGCCAAGAACTTCTAGTTCCTATATTTCTTACAGTTATAAGGTCACCACTGATACAATTTTAACAATATAGTCATTTGTTTTAAACACATACCCATCGTAGGCTCCGCTCACAATCCTCTTGTTATCAAATCTGATGCATCGGACTAATTCTTCATGTCCTTCTAAAACCCTCAAACATGCACCGCACTCAATATCCCATAGCcttaaataagaaatagagagttATCATGCAAGTGATGCATTTTGTACTAGAATGCTCTGCCTTGTCATCTCATAATACATAATTACAACATACGACATAGAAAGCGCTGCTTGTGGTATATGTTTTAATTATGAGAACTTGTGTTGCACTTGATTCCTGGctattctcattctttctttcttagttGCTGGTAAGAGAATGTGGTCAAATATATTCCTAGTGAATTCTGGGTAGGATGGGAAAGGCCTGCACAAGGGGGAGGATCAAGGATCCCTAAAGCCAACCCATATACCAATACCACAAAGTGAAAATTGCTCCTACaccctttttcccctccttatGGGATACAAAACTCTGCCATCTAGATAGAAGGGGTAGCCCATTCCCCAGAGGCTCCACAGGGGCTCAGTGAAGACTAGATGTAATACAAAAAAACAAGGGAGATGGTTTCCACAGTCCTGACAAGGCCTGCAAGTGAGGCTGAGAGTACTGTCTTTTTCCTGACCTGGACTAAGGAACAAGTTTGTTTCTCAATCGTTGAGAGACATCTAATAGTTAGGTAATGACTTGGGAGATTTAAATGCGGTGGATAAATCCATCCCTCTGTTTTTAATCTGACTTCTCTGGCAAATATTGGTGTTAAGaggatttttattaaatattcttcTAGTTTATATACTATTCACCGATTTTCTAggctatctttaaaaaaagagacagattGACACAaataaccaccaaaaaaaaaagggaaagaattagaTGACCAAGAATATGGAACATGGCTCCAATGGTCAACTCTAGAGTAACCTTGTCACACTACTAGTCCAGCACTACACCCTTATTACATCTTCAAACCAAAGTTCTTATCACTCTTAGCGTGACCTATTCAGAACGAGCAGCAGCTCAGCACTGACTGGAGTCCAAGAGTACTAACAGAACTAAGCAGCCAAGAtgatgatttttaacatttatccACTGCCAAATACAGAGAGCATCACGTCCACAACGAAAAGCATCATCCCAACATTCAACCTTTAAGTCAAAgtccacagaatttcagaatctgTTGTAAATCAAAAAGGTACACAGGAGACCAAAAGCAGTCTTTAAAAACCGAAACACAAGCTTTATTTGCCCTGCAAATCTTGAAGTGTTTCGGGCATGAATCCCAAGTGACCATTATTTATGTATAACAATGAACACGGTAGAGAAACATTTCTACTCACCTAATGGTATTGTCTGAGGACCCACTTACAACTAGTCGATCCCTATACTGAAGGCAGGCAATGCCACGCTTGTGCCCATTCAGAGTACGCACAAATTCACAGGTACTTGTGCTCCAGACCTATGGGACAAATTATACATTTTTAATAACTGAATAAAAACTATTTccatagtactttaaaaaaaattacagtttcAAAGAACATTTGGTTATAAAACATAATCTAAAAACCTAAAAAACTGGAAGCCTGGAGGACAAGTTGGATGTAGAGAAAGTGCTTTTGCCTGACAGGGATAAAATACTGGTATGGAATACAAAATGAAGCTGTGGAATCTCCATCCCCAGAGAGCATCCAGGAGGGGTTAGACACTCACTTGCCTGAAGGCAAGGATCCCTTCCAGCCCGGGGATTCTTATGTCTTTCCTCCAAAGGCTAACTGACCGCAGACGTACGTGGTTCTTTTTTACGTGTGGGCCCTACCCATTCTTGTCTTTGCTGTCACCGTTTCAGCCTTTTCTTTTCAATGACTCATAACCTTACTTACgtagaataatttttaatttatgaaatcatTTGCATAAGACATTCGTACAATAAAGTACTTAAGTTGAAGAGAAATGACAGGGACACAAAGTAACCAAGCTGCCCAAGGCCACTGTACTTGTTCCACATTCCATCTTTTACTCAGCTAAGTGTTTACAGCCCTGTTAGATTCCTCTACTTTCTTATGTAtgaatatatctatattatatatccCTTTGTGTGTGTACATCTTTTTGTGTTCATGTGTTTGGCATTTGTGTACATGcaactctccctctctccctccctccctccccgccccccccccccccacacacacacaccagcccaCCAACAGGACACATTTTCAACAATCGCTGAAAGGTTACTAATGTCACACTTTTTCATCCCTCTCGCCTGTGACTCTAAGAGCACAAAGAGCGAAATGACCAGAAGGGGGCACTCTGAGGATGCTGAAAGAGGGTTTCTCTGTGTACTGCCAATTCCACCCATGTTCCCCTGTCTTAAGTTCCTGAACAATAAATGCATGAAGGTAAATGAAGATTTGTTTTTCCCCTTAAGCTTACTTTAATGGTCCTGTCACCAGAAGCAGAGACAATATACTTGTCATCAAAGTCAACCACGTTAACTGCTGCTCGGTGGCCAACCAATACACGTCGAAGCGTGATATCAGTGGGTGACGCCATGTCCCACACAGCAATGGACCTGTCCTTTGAACAAGTCACCATTAAGCCATTGCTGAAGCGCAGGTGAAGGACTGCCTCATTGTGGTGGATCAATGTATTCAGAACTTCTCCTGTGTTCACATCCCAAACtctaaagggagagaaaaatatgaTGCTAAGTTGAACTTgtgaaaaacaatttttctttaaGCTGGACCTATCTCAGTATCAGCAAATGCACGCACACCaaagtattttctatttttaaaagttgtactgatgtcttttgtttttatatcacattcattttccCAAATCCTTACTACTCCCATTTCCTAAAATACTCCTACCTCCCTTtttaaggaaggggaaaaaatgttgaataaaatcAACAGACACAGTGACCGAACTTGACAGCACACATAGGTAGGGGACTACTTGCCGATGACTCAAAGATCTGTCTGGGCACCCTGACACTCAAAGTTAAAACAAGTGACATTATAAGCAACTTTCTATTTGACACAATTCTAGAGAAGTGTTGCGATTAgaatgatagaagagagagaggtgggaagcAGGTTACTGCTTCCACCATAAAGATCTTTAAACCACAAAGACACTTTCCATCTGACTGGGTTTCCGCAAAGTTacagtttccttttttgaaacCTAGAGGTCCCTTATGTCATTTTATTCCCAACATCTTATTCCCCCAATACTCCTGGCACCCCAATGCTTGGCAGCCTACTTGTATGCCTCctgatcatctttttttctgctcAGCTAGAGTTGGGGGGAGTGTTCATAGGATTATCCTTAAATCTGAAAGGAACCCAAAAATCACACagccatttttaaagatgaggaaattaagtccttcagaaaggaagtgactttcccaaggtcacacaaatgtgACAGAtctaagactcaaacccaggttttatGGTTCTAAATCCAATGTGTTCTTTCCAACCCAGCATGCTGTCTCCCCAGGCCATCTCTTCCTGTAACTGCTTCCCTGACCACAGGGGCCCAGGGCACCAGCTAAACACCAGTTTCACTGCCAAGTAAACAGTGACAGAAGTATCAGGCAGTAGTAGATATAGTCTGAAGGCATAAAAAAGACCAGGTCAGATTCCTGGTAgtgtcaagagaaagaaaaagccctACAAAGCtgcagagagaaggaaagcagCAGGGTGGCCACCAGACAATAGGACCAGGGGAAAAGAGTCCCAAAAGGGAGGCTGAAGGAAGCAAGACACCTTTTCAGACATGCAGATTGGCTCAGCCACGTGGCCTCACTGTGCTCACCTCACTGTGGAGTCTGAGGAGCCAGTTACAATGACCCTCTCGTCATACTGCAGACAAAGGACTGAACCTGTATGTCCTGTTAGTATTTTCAAACATTCCAAACTGGTTTTGTCCCAAATCTGTGGAGATACAAGGCCGATTATGCACAATGTTAGTAAGTCACTCTCTTGACAATGCAATTGCTTCGTAAACCACGGGGCAGACAGCACTTGTACTACCTTATCAGTTAAATGGCACGAGGGAGAGGTATATGACAGTAATTCAAAGAGCATTGCTGACTTTTTGCCAACTGATTAGCAGTCCCGGCTCTCCCTTTAAAGCATCTGTGCCCCTTGCCTTTTTAACTCTTGTACCAACACCAAGGTCAAGAAAGACAAGAGGATATCTAGTCACTTGAAAAGTTATGTGGTTCTATGGTAGAGATGAAATCTTTAGAAGGAACTGACTAGTGAGCAGAAAAGTCAAATATTTAATACAAAGCAATCatgaatattaaagaaaaaaattactgttGCATAATTAGTATTTAAATTTGATAATTGCAAATTATTCTTACACAGTCATTAAATATTGCATATCcctgacaaaaaaaattatataaggCTTTAAAATTCATCAAAAGAACTACACTATTTCTTTAGACAGTCTGGTCTTTCTTCAGATACTTGGAAATCAAGAGATTTTTCTGTCCTTGCTCTCATTTAAAGAACCGCACagctccccccaacacacacaaaaTAGTTCCACGATCTGTTAAATCTGAAAATGAAGCTTCCAAAAAGACGACCCCAAGTCTGACCTCTAGAATACTGAACACAAAATGAGACATGAATTTGGTCAAATCTCTATCAGGGAAATACATGTTAATGTCACAGTTTTATGTACTTAAAAGTGAATTAAATTTTATAGATAGGTCAACCATTATTTTGCGGCATTACTTGAGTACTTCTCACAAACTGCAAATGCTAATGACATTTTGGCAGAACAGGCAACTAATTCAGTGACTCATTCCAATAGCAACTTATGCTTACTAACACTTTGACCAAAAAAGGTTAAGCGTGACATTTTCTCTGTATTTGACAATGCAGTCTTAAACTCttaagtgtgtgtctgtgtgtctttgtctttgcaAGTGAGAGGGCGAGGTAATACAAAGGCCTGGATGAGCAACAGAAAAATATCAGTACGTGGCTCTGGTCCAGCCAGATAAAAAACTGCCAGGGATAAAGATACATTAAGTCATTTGGACTAGCGAGAAAAACTGTCATCACATATGAGACATCAAATCAATAACTGCAATTTTAAAAAGACCCAATACACTCACCTTAATAGAGTTATCCCGTAAGCCACTGATAATTTTTTCATCATCATACTGTAAACAGTAGACACCTTTACTATTTTCAGAGCGGCACTGAATTCTCTGCAAGTTATGTCTCCCACACCTCCAATTAGATTCTATAGTCTAGGAAGAAGAGGGTGGAAGATTTTTTATGAGTGAAAAAATTATTCAGTTAAGTTACAGAATTATACCCGACTTCCAGAAATGTCAAACTATGGATCTCCAGGTTGCAGATATAAACAACTACCTATAAGCAAATTCATGCAAACAAACAGTTATTCTCCTCTATTTTTTGCTTAACAAGCAACTATCAGAAGATTTTTGAGgggtcttcattttatagctgaggaaaaatGGCCCTGAGAATCCAATCCGATTAAAAGAACCTTCTTTCCACCcatagtatgtatatgtatgcatgtgtatgtgtatatatatatatatatatatacacacatgtatttttaaatgaaataggcATTTCTGATTGCATGATAGCTAATAAAGTATGATAAAAGACTCAACTATATCCAACACACATGTGAGTGTGTGAAACTACTTTATGTGGGTAGGGATAAGATCCCCTgcctttgaggaaactgaatcttacCTGAGGAAACAGGATATGGGGAAGAAAGATAAGCAGTGATACCAGATAGCTTGTGATAAATGGAGTTTATTCTACAGGTTTTTGAGAAGGGTAGTGATATCTGCAAAATCATCCTTTAGAAAGATTAATCTATACAGGATGGTTTTTAAtgatcaaagggcatgcaaagTTGTTCTCTTAGGAAAACCTTAGTCTAGTCCACTAGGCCTTGAAATTCTGGGTCTATAAACAAGAACTAAAGCTCATGATGAGGCTATTGCTGAAAAAGTTATTTATCTCCAGTAGTACTGGCTTAACTGTGTTAATTATTATTTGCTGGGGTAGGGATGTAATGCACAAGCTGAGGCCCTATCACACTACCAATAGAACAATGGCGGAAAGCACTCAATGAGAGGCTTTGTTCATATCTTATGGCTGATCTGTAGCGACTCATATTTTACAAGCCACGGGGAAGTCTTCTGAACACTGAAACCAATCCCTGCACTTGAGAGAGGGCTTACTAGCAAGGAGCAGATAAAAGGATGGAATGCAGTAAGAGatcaagatgaggaaattaagcaaATTCCTATATTCTCCTGAGTCAAAGCATCAAAGACCAATTTCATTAtttaaagtgattttccagaATACCCTATGCACTCAGATGCAAATCTGAGCATAAACGTGCTCGCAGAGCTAAGTAGAAATGATTTATAAATTACTTGCTATTTGGGACTCTCCCCATCTCTGTTACCCTCCATTAGGGCAGAGAATTGAGGGCTGACCAGATAAACAATTTTTATGTAGGTCGAAGCCATAAATAATTTTACAAACTAAAACCAGTACTTGGAGATGGTGGAGACAGGGGTGATAAATAATACATTCTATGTCTAGCATTCATGGCAGAAGGGTTACTGTATTCTAACCCAGCTGCCCTCCAAAGGTTTCCTAGCAAGGTCCTTGAAGTTCCCAGCACCATGAGGGCATTGAGCCACAAATGACTATGGATATGCAGAATTAA
This region of Trichosurus vulpecula isolate mTriVul1 chromosome 3, mTriVul1.pri, whole genome shotgun sequence genomic DNA includes:
- the FBXW11 gene encoding F-box/WD repeat-containing protein 11 isoform X1, which encodes MEPDSVIEDKTIELMNTSVMEDQNEDESPKKNTLWQISNGTSSVIVSRKRPSEGNYQKEKDLCIKYFDQWSESDQVEFVEHLISRMCHYQHGHINSYLKPMLQRDFITALPEQGLDHIAENILSYLDARSLCAAELVCKEWQRVISEGMLWKKLIERMVRTDPLWKGLSERRAWDQYLFKNRPTDGPPNSFYRSLYPKIIQDIETIESNWRCGRHNLQRIQCRSENSKGVYCLQYDDEKIISGLRDNSIKIWDKTSLECLKILTGHTGSVLCLQYDERVIVTGSSDSTVRVWDVNTGEVLNTLIHHNEAVLHLRFSNGLMVTCSKDRSIAVWDMASPTDITLRRVLVGHRAAVNVVDFDDKYIVSASGDRTIKVWSTSTCEFVRTLNGHKRGIACLQYRDRLVVSGSSDNTIRLWDIECGACLRVLEGHEELVRCIRFDNKRIVSGAYDGKIKVWDLQAALDPRAPASTLCLRTLVEHSGRVFRLQFDEFQIISSSHDDTILIWDFLNVPPSAQNETRSPSRTYTYISR
- the FBXW11 gene encoding F-box/WD repeat-containing protein 11 isoform X3; translated protein: MEPDSVIEDKTIELMISNGTSSVIVSRKRPSEGNYQKEKDLCIKYFDQWSESDQVEFVEHLISRMCHYQHGHINSYLKPMLQRDFITALPEQGLDHIAENILSYLDARSLCAAELVCKEWQRVISEGMLWKKLIERMVRTDPLWKGLSERRAWDQYLFKNRPTDGPPNSFYRSLYPKIIQDIETIESNWRCGRHNLQRIQCRSENSKGVYCLQYDDEKIISGLRDNSIKIWDKTSLECLKILTGHTGSVLCLQYDERVIVTGSSDSTVRVWDVNTGEVLNTLIHHNEAVLHLRFSNGLMVTCSKDRSIAVWDMASPTDITLRRVLVGHRAAVNVVDFDDKYIVSASGDRTIKVWSTSTCEFVRTLNGHKRGIACLQYRDRLVVSGSSDNTIRLWDIECGACLRVLEGHEELVRCIRFDNKRIVSGAYDGKIKVWDLQAALDPRAPASTLCLRTLVEHSGRVFRLQFDEFQIISSSHDDTILIWDFLNVPPSAQNETRSPSRTYTYISR
- the FBXW11 gene encoding F-box/WD repeat-containing protein 11 isoform X2, with translation MEDQNEDESPKKNTLWQISNGTSSVIVSRKRPSEGNYQKEKDLCIKYFDQWSESDQVEFVEHLISRMCHYQHGHINSYLKPMLQRDFITALPEQGLDHIAENILSYLDARSLCAAELVCKEWQRVISEGMLWKKLIERMVRTDPLWKGLSERRAWDQYLFKNRPTDGPPNSFYRSLYPKIIQDIETIESNWRCGRHNLQRIQCRSENSKGVYCLQYDDEKIISGLRDNSIKIWDKTSLECLKILTGHTGSVLCLQYDERVIVTGSSDSTVRVWDVNTGEVLNTLIHHNEAVLHLRFSNGLMVTCSKDRSIAVWDMASPTDITLRRVLVGHRAAVNVVDFDDKYIVSASGDRTIKVWSTSTCEFVRTLNGHKRGIACLQYRDRLVVSGSSDNTIRLWDIECGACLRVLEGHEELVRCIRFDNKRIVSGAYDGKIKVWDLQAALDPRAPASTLCLRTLVEHSGRVFRLQFDEFQIISSSHDDTILIWDFLNVPPSAQNETRSPSRTYTYISR